A genome region from Amycolatopsis australiensis includes the following:
- a CDS encoding NUDIX domain-containing protein has translation MAMTTVTDAHSFNQLVAFLDGRTLSTRPLPSEDEARRAFEHLVCAANGKLRDGVNHHQAPEIWAAILARLGNPVDVARTVDVVLLAERDGVLSVLLIRRRHDPFAGRWALPGGYVDLADRDSAREGQDDTEVAAYRELREETGLTAQQARLRRVGVYDTPGRDPRGPVASTVYTARLDHQPTPTAGSDAEHARWLPVSTVLSMPDQLAFDHIRILADVVDTPHGLTPIA, from the coding sequence ATGGCGATGACCACCGTGACCGACGCGCACTCGTTCAACCAGCTCGTCGCGTTCCTCGACGGCCGCACCCTCTCCACCCGGCCCCTGCCCAGCGAAGACGAGGCCCGCCGTGCCTTCGAACACCTCGTGTGCGCGGCCAACGGCAAGCTGCGCGACGGGGTCAACCACCACCAGGCCCCCGAAATCTGGGCCGCGATCCTCGCCCGCCTGGGCAACCCGGTCGACGTCGCCCGCACCGTCGATGTCGTCCTGCTCGCCGAACGCGACGGCGTGCTCTCGGTCCTGCTGATTCGCCGCCGCCACGACCCGTTCGCCGGACGATGGGCTCTGCCCGGCGGCTACGTCGACCTCGCCGACCGCGACAGCGCGCGCGAGGGCCAGGACGACACCGAAGTCGCCGCCTACCGCGAACTGCGCGAGGAAACCGGGCTCACGGCCCAGCAGGCGCGGCTGCGCCGCGTCGGCGTCTACGACACCCCCGGCCGCGACCCCCGCGGACCGGTCGCCTCCACCGTCTACACCGCCCGCCTTGACCACCAGCCCACCCCGACTGCCGGCTCCGACGCCGAGCACGCCCGCTGGCTGCCGGTCAGCACCGTGCTGTCCATGCCTGACCAGCTGGCCTTCGACCACATCCGCATCCTCGCCGACGTCGTCGACACCCCTCACGGCCTGACCCCGATCGCCTGA
- a CDS encoding WhiB family transcriptional regulator has product MTSTIHTPGEGYHFDRRVIRWSWRELAACATTLDRDQAEGFFPLANNLAVEARAKQVCTRCPVRGECLADALLGRHTYEIGVRGGLSATERAELTDEQREALIAPYATAAPGSEE; this is encoded by the coding sequence GTGACCTCCACCATCCACACCCCTGGCGAGGGCTACCACTTCGACCGCCGGGTCATCCGCTGGTCCTGGCGCGAGCTGGCCGCCTGCGCCACCACCCTCGACCGTGACCAGGCCGAAGGCTTCTTCCCGCTGGCGAACAACCTGGCGGTCGAAGCCCGCGCCAAGCAGGTCTGCACCCGCTGCCCGGTCCGCGGCGAGTGCCTCGCCGATGCCCTGCTCGGCAGGCACACCTACGAGATCGGCGTCCGCGGCGGCCTGAGCGCCACGGAGCGGGCCGAGCTGACCGACGAGCAGCGGGAGGCGCTGATCGCGCCGTACGCCACCGCCGCCCCCGGCAGCGAGGAGTAG
- a CDS encoding RRQRL motif-containing zinc-binding protein: MSRTTLHEIQLWNGVWTWCNGYRDGLPWWKYGDCPAELVTKSQLHEQKLRRRRGQDPYGLLVFRHRRWGEQVAELYRIDLAIPSRPMTPRWRASIEAMQRAHRTCSECGHEFEHYLATSTWTCWDCMERTGRFGAPPGHELDLTAARRIA; encoded by the coding sequence ATGTCGCGCACGACGCTGCATGAAATCCAGCTCTGGAACGGCGTGTGGACCTGGTGTAATGGTTACCGCGACGGCCTGCCCTGGTGGAAATACGGCGACTGCCCGGCCGAGCTGGTGACGAAAAGCCAGCTGCACGAACAGAAACTCCGCCGCCGCCGCGGCCAGGACCCGTACGGACTGCTGGTGTTCCGCCACCGCCGCTGGGGCGAGCAGGTCGCCGAGCTCTACCGCATCGACCTGGCCATCCCGTCCCGCCCGATGACGCCGCGCTGGCGCGCCAGCATCGAAGCCATGCAGCGGGCCCATCGCACCTGCAGCGAATGCGGCCACGAATTCGAGCACTACCTGGCCACCAGCACCTGGACCTGCTGGGACTGCATGGAACGCACCGGCCGCTTCGGCGCGCCACCTGGTCACGAGCTCGACCTCACCGCGGCCCGCCGCATCGCCTGA